The Mycobacteriales bacterium genome segment CCGGTCGCGAGCCACTCGCCGCGACCGACGCCCGGCCCCACGGAGTCGACGACGCCTACGCCGACGACCGCGCCGACGGGGCCGACGGCCACGAGCGGGCCGTCGACCGGTTCAAGTCCGTCCGCGCCATCGCGGCACCCGACGGACGGCGTCACCACGACCAAGACCTGCACAACCACGAGCGGCGGCCGGTCCACCCAGACGTCCGGCAGCTCGACCTCCGCCGCCCGTAGCACCGGGTCGAGCGGCGGAACGGGGGGCGGTGGCGGCGGCGCGACCTCGATCAACGACGCGCAGGAGCAGCTGACAGCGGCGCAAGCGACACTGGCCGGCACCAAGCTGCTCGCGCCGCAACCGGGCGTCATCACCGCGGTCGACCTCGTCGTCGGCGCGCTCCCGGGCACGCCGGCCGTGGAGCTGCGCACCACGGGGCTCGCCGTGCAGGTGCTCGTGCAGGAGCAGGACGCGCCGTACGTGCAAGCCGGGCAGAACGTGCAGCTGACGTTCAGCGCTCTCGGCCTGTCGGGCAGCGGGACCGTCGTCGCCCCTCCGCTGGAGCCGCAGACCGGCTCCGGGCTCGCCAGTTCAGTAGTGAGCTACCCGGTGACGGTGTCGATCGTCGACCCGCCCCCGGCGCTGCTGCCGGGCATGTCGGTCTCGGCCACGTGGACGGCTGCGACCCGCGACCAGGTGCTCACCGTCCCGACGAGCGCGATCCAGAGCGGTGACGCGGGCTACGTCGTACGCGTGCTCGACAACGGCAGTCCCGTCACCCGTCCCGTCACGGTCGGGCTGTCGGACTCCTCGCTGACGGAGGTGACCGGTGGGCTGTCTCCGGGGGACCAAGTGGTGACCGGCGTACGCGCGTGAATCCACGGTTTTCGCGCGCATCCTCGGTTTACTGAAGGGCGTGCGGGGCGGGGACGAAGCGACGACATCGGTCGAGAGCAGGCCGTCGTGGCGCCGGATCAGCCGGGGTGAGAACCGGCTGCCGGTCATGCTCGCAGTGCTGGCCGCGGTCGCCCTGCAGATCCTGCTGCCGGACAAGCTCGCGCTGAAGCCGCACTACCTGCTGCCCGCGCTCGAGCTCGCCCTGCTGGCGTTGCTCACCTCGCTGAACCCGGTCTACCTCGACCGGCGCCACCCCCTCGCCCGGCACGCGAGCATCGGCCTCACGGCGCTCGTCACGCTGGCGAACATGATCTCGGCAGCGCTGCTGATCGAGCAGATCCTCAACGGCCGGGTGGGTGGGGACGCGAAGGGGCTGCTCGGCAGCGGCGCCGCGATCTACCTCACCAACGTCATCGCTTTTGCCTTGTGGTATTGGGAAATAGACCAGGGCGGCCCGTTCGAGCGCGCGGCCGGCGGCCACGACGCACCGGACTTCCTGTTCCCGCAGATGGCCACCGCGGAGCTCGCCGAGGCCGACTGGAAGCCGATGTTCACCGACTACCTCTACGTGAGCTACACGAACGTCGTGGCCTTCAGCCCGACCGACACGATGCCGCTGACCCGCACCGCGAAGCTGCTGATGCTCGCCCAGTCGGCCGTGGCGGTCTGCGTCGTCGCGCTGGTCGTCGCGCGCGCGGTCAACGTCCTGCACTGAGGCTGGTGCTTCACCCTCGACGCGATCGGGGGTCTTCGGCGTGTCCGCCGGCGTCGCCAGCCGAAGCCCGTGAGGTGTCGCCTGGACCGGCGTGGGCGCCCGCCCCGGCTCGCCGTCTGCCGCGAACCCGGTTAGGAAGCGCGCTGGAGGAAGTCGCCGACGACGGCATTCCAGCGCTCGGGTTGCTCGAAGTACGGCGAATGGCCCGCGTCGGCGATGACCTCCACCCGCGCGCCGGGCACCTTTGCCGACGTCCGTTCGATCCAGTCCGGGGGGAAGATGTCGTCGTCCGCGCCGACGACGAACAGCACCGGGCAGCCGATCGCCGCGACCTGCTCGTCGGTGAAGAGCACCTCGCTCAGTCCCAGCGTCGCGCTGGCCGGCGGCTGCTCGTCCGCGGCCAGGCCGGACCGGCCGATCTGCTGGTAGAGAAACGCGCGGTCCGGATGCTGCTCGGCGAACCGATCACTCAGCGCCGGGTGGTATCCGACGACCGGCTGCGGCCGGCGCGGCAGCCCGACGCGCTCGAGCCACTCGCGCACGGAGATGCCGGCCAGGCTGTCCGCGATGACCAGACTGCGCACTCTTTCCGGGGCAGCCAGTGTGGCCCCCATGGCGGCCCAGCCACCCATCGACTGGCCGACCACATGCGCCCGTGGCGCCCCGACCGCGTCGAGGATGCGGACGAGGTCGCGTGCCGCCGACCGGGGGTTC includes the following:
- a CDS encoding alpha/beta fold hydrolase, which gives rise to MPSDIPWSIGSCDSDGESIYYEVSGPPDADVLVLGHGAGGNRTVWFQQVPHFARTYRVVTWDQRGFGASTNRNDDANPRSAARDLVRILDAVGAPRAHVVGQSMGGWAAMGATLAAPERVRSLVIADSLAGISVREWLERVGLPRRPQPVVGYHPALSDRFAEQHPDRAFLYQQIGRSGLAADEQPPASATLGLSEVLFTDEQVAAIGCPVLFVVGADDDIFPPDWIERTSAKVPGARVEVIADAGHSPYFEQPERWNAVVGDFLQRAS
- a CDS encoding HlyD family efflux transporter periplasmic adaptor subunit; translation: MTAAASRRVTAAQAGVLLVAALVAALIASARGSSAATPVRYETVAVTTGAVTDRISATGSVAAQATVDLAFGTTGQRVTAVDVHPGQTVAKGQLLATVDDTAATLQVATAQAELTLATAQASTTSAAGTGTAPADATAGGSAGGSAPSGSPPAGSAPRTSCTTTTTNVEPAPATGRTGTSAGSTSGQPVASHSPRPTPGPTESTTPTPTTAPTGPTATSGPSTGSSPSAPSRHPTDGVTTTKTCTTTSGGRSTQTSGSSTSAARSTGSSGGTGGGGGGATSINDAQEQLTAAQATLAGTKLLAPQPGVITAVDLVVGALPGTPAVELRTTGLAVQVLVQEQDAPYVQAGQNVQLTFSALGLSGSGTVVAPPLEPQTGSGLASSVVSYPVTVSIVDPPPALLPGMSVSATWTAATRDQVLTVPTSAIQSGDAGYVVRVLDNGSPVTRPVTVGLSDSSLTEVTGGLSPGDQVVTGVRA